The Leptospira barantonii genome includes a region encoding these proteins:
- a CDS encoding PAS domain-containing protein, which produces MHVIIQWLESIFESIPLPILETWGSFGFIIGFFLMVSAFTGFSFKIEGGLGIRREVQFWNAQALLSIPFTFILIFITGYLGSFIVLVPGAQTFESLKDLSVFLCILLFGFPALIAVPFAYALSDLIEGVPAGFLLDWLVGYFINPACFWVAYRLIGKNPDFTKWKVWFKYFLFVIVFMAIEPLLWGHLCSKQFSPAISYRNITPALFFTTSITWALAPFAMLIFLPIARKYEMFWAEIPEHVRESFFDFKNGIWKQEKESDAEGIANQGLPIRMLLVAPFILLVLVMVGATAYLNLRSAETAADKLAGRLHQEISENLNLHLDRFLEKTQSENPSSRLDGINHLLKETNVSAHGRAIIIDRSGRVIGSSRLENGKTPIADSAPDPVIENAISTLRIKLGDLNVLHEPIQFQFDVVTAKPLALETWLTQATPYQDNSGNLNWILITSIPSAYYLEGVRIGSSQSAMVFAVALTSSLLIAAFLAGFVTAPIRRISNASRAMAKGDFDQRVPSSRLEELGSLSITFNHMAEQLQESFRRTKSSEEQFRDLVATTPGIVWEADAVTFTFTFVSQQVEDMLGYSVEEWKQPGFWAEHLHPEDRQWAVEFCVACTGRMEAHDFEYRFIKKDGGFVWLRDIVKVIVKNNQPKWLRGVMVDITERKQIEAKLLERNQFIESILDITPDILYIYDIEERKNVYSNNGIEVVLGYSPQEMMEMGEGLVQILMHPEDFPKYLAEVVPQYEHMKDKDIIEHSYRMKHKKTGQWRWLISRERIYQRNSNQGPKQIFGIIYDITKSKEAEETILDLNANLERKIDIRTGELSKSNADLREAVNNLETIMKELQEAQDQLLLSEKLAALGQLAAGMTHELNTPLGAILSSNRAILEILMKDLRGIPELLSGFNKEESECFNILLEESLKDAFQSEIIPDRSLKKELHQLFKNAGMEDYDDVTSSVLDIGVYRLGDKLIDLLKTDKRTNLLATIGSLSTIVRLSNVISIASGKASHVVEALKNYLNPGGNEQEEGIVPVDIKSEIETILTLYHTKIKYGVEIVKDYRTDGLCLGNGNRLNQVWINLLNNGLQSMNYQGKIEISLEEEHPWIITSFIDSGAGIPDSVKDKIFEPFFTTKKQGEGIGLGLDICKKIIEKMGGRIEFESVPGRTKFSVWLKSARSV; this is translated from the coding sequence ATGCACGTCATCATTCAATGGCTTGAATCTATCTTCGAATCGATTCCGCTTCCGATTCTTGAAACATGGGGAAGTTTCGGATTTATCATCGGATTCTTTCTGATGGTTTCCGCGTTTACCGGTTTCAGTTTCAAGATAGAAGGCGGTCTCGGGATCAGAAGAGAGGTTCAGTTCTGGAACGCTCAGGCTCTTTTGAGCATTCCGTTTACCTTCATTCTCATTTTTATCACCGGTTATCTTGGTTCCTTTATCGTTTTGGTTCCGGGCGCTCAGACTTTCGAGTCCCTGAAAGATCTTTCCGTTTTTCTTTGTATTCTTTTGTTCGGCTTTCCCGCTTTGATCGCGGTTCCGTTTGCTTACGCTCTTTCGGATCTGATCGAAGGAGTTCCCGCGGGATTTCTTCTGGATTGGCTCGTGGGATACTTTATAAATCCTGCATGTTTTTGGGTCGCGTATCGATTGATAGGGAAGAATCCGGACTTTACGAAATGGAAGGTATGGTTTAAATATTTTCTGTTCGTGATCGTCTTCATGGCGATCGAACCCTTGCTATGGGGACATCTTTGTTCCAAACAATTCTCGCCCGCGATCTCTTATCGAAACATAACTCCGGCTTTATTCTTTACCACTTCGATCACGTGGGCGCTCGCACCGTTTGCGATGTTGATCTTTCTTCCGATCGCGAGAAAATACGAAATGTTTTGGGCGGAGATTCCGGAACACGTTCGTGAATCTTTCTTCGATTTTAAGAACGGAATTTGGAAACAGGAAAAAGAATCCGACGCCGAAGGAATTGCAAACCAAGGTCTTCCGATTCGGATGCTTTTGGTCGCTCCGTTTATTTTACTCGTGCTCGTGATGGTGGGTGCGACCGCATATTTGAATTTGAGAAGCGCGGAGACCGCCGCGGATAAACTCGCCGGAAGATTACATCAGGAAATTTCGGAAAACCTCAATCTTCATTTGGATCGTTTTTTAGAAAAAACTCAAAGTGAGAATCCATCCTCCCGTTTGGACGGAATCAATCATCTGTTAAAAGAGACTAACGTGTCCGCGCACGGACGTGCGATCATCATCGATCGATCGGGACGGGTGATCGGTTCTTCGAGACTCGAAAACGGAAAAACACCGATCGCGGACTCGGCTCCGGATCCCGTGATCGAAAACGCGATTTCCACCCTGAGAATTAAATTAGGAGATTTGAATGTTCTTCACGAGCCGATCCAATTTCAATTCGACGTGGTCACCGCAAAACCTTTGGCCTTGGAAACCTGGCTTACTCAGGCCACTCCGTATCAGGACAACAGCGGAAATCTAAACTGGATTTTGATCACTTCGATTCCTTCCGCTTATTATTTGGAAGGTGTGAGAATCGGAAGCAGTCAATCGGCCATGGTCTTTGCGGTCGCTTTGACTTCTTCCCTTTTGATCGCGGCCTTTCTCGCGGGTTTTGTAACCGCTCCGATCCGAAGAATTTCAAACGCAAGCCGGGCGATGGCAAAAGGGGATTTTGATCAACGAGTTCCTTCGAGTCGATTGGAAGAATTGGGATCTCTTTCCATCACGTTTAACCACATGGCCGAACAACTTCAGGAATCGTTTCGAAGGACCAAGTCCAGCGAGGAACAGTTCCGGGATCTTGTGGCAACCACCCCCGGGATCGTTTGGGAAGCCGACGCGGTGACGTTCACGTTTACGTTCGTCAGTCAACAGGTCGAAGACATGCTCGGTTACTCCGTGGAAGAATGGAAACAACCCGGATTCTGGGCGGAACATCTGCATCCGGAGGATCGTCAATGGGCCGTCGAATTCTGCGTCGCTTGCACGGGAAGAATGGAAGCCCACGATTTCGAGTACAGGTTCATAAAAAAAGACGGGGGATTCGTTTGGCTGAGGGACATCGTAAAGGTCATCGTAAAAAATAACCAACCGAAATGGCTCCGAGGTGTGATGGTGGACATCACCGAAAGAAAACAGATCGAAGCCAAACTTCTGGAAAGAAACCAGTTCATAGAATCGATCCTAGACATCACTCCCGATATATTATATATTTATGATATAGAAGAACGCAAGAACGTTTATAGCAACAATGGAATCGAGGTCGTTCTCGGTTATTCTCCCCAAGAAATGATGGAAATGGGGGAGGGCTTGGTTCAGATTCTGATGCACCCCGAGGATTTTCCGAAATACCTGGCCGAGGTCGTGCCTCAGTACGAACACATGAAGGATAAGGATATCATAGAACATTCGTATCGGATGAAACATAAAAAGACCGGGCAATGGAGATGGTTGATTTCCAGAGAACGGATCTATCAAAGAAATTCGAACCAAGGACCGAAACAGATTTTCGGAATCATCTACGACATCACGAAAAGTAAGGAAGCGGAAGAAACGATTCTCGATCTGAACGCGAATTTGGAAAGAAAGATCGACATACGAACCGGAGAACTCAGTAAATCCAACGCGGATCTTCGCGAAGCCGTGAACAATTTGGAAACGATTATGAAGGAATTGCAAGAGGCTCAGGATCAGCTTCTTCTTTCCGAAAAACTCGCGGCGCTCGGACAACTCGCGGCCGGAATGACACACGAACTCAACACACCTTTGGGTGCGATTCTTTCCTCGAACCGGGCGATCTTGGAAATTTTGATGAAGGACTTACGAGGAATTCCGGAACTTCTTTCCGGTTTCAACAAAGAAGAATCCGAATGTTTTAATATTCTTCTCGAAGAAAGTTTAAAGGACGCGTTTCAATCCGAAATCATTCCCGATCGAAGTTTAAAAAAAGAATTACATCAGTTGTTTAAGAACGCCGGGATGGAGGACTACGACGACGTAACGAGTTCCGTTTTGGATATAGGAGTATACAGACTCGGAGACAAGTTGATCGATCTTTTAAAAACGGATAAAAGAACGAATCTTTTGGCGACGATCGGATCCCTTTCCACGATCGTTCGTTTGAGCAACGTGATTTCGATCGCAAGCGGAAAGGCTTCCCACGTCGTGGAGGCTCTGAAGAATTATTTGAATCCGGGCGGAAACGAACAAGAGGAAGGAATCGTTCCGGTGGATATAAAATCCGAGATCGAGACCATTCTTACCTTGTATCATACGAAAATAAAATACGGAGTCGAGATCGTTAAGGATTATAGAACGGACGGGCTCTGTTTGGGGAACGGGAATCGACTCAATCAGGTTTGGATCAATCTTCTAAATAATGGTTTGCAATCCATGAATTACCAGGGGAAGATTGAAATCAGCCTGGAAGAAGAACATCCTTGGATCATAACCTCCTTTATAGATTCGGGGGCTGGGATTCCCGATTCGGTAAAAGATAAGATTTTCGAACCGTTTTTTACCACAAAAAAACAGGGAGAAGGAATCGGCTTAGGGCTCGATATCTGCA